The genome window GATATATTTTCCATTCCAGTGTCTATTCTGTGTTGAGTGTGACATTATCAGTTATGATCAAAATGTTGATGGTTTTCCTGCAGGTTTTCTTGGTTTGGGAGAGTGGCAGCCGTACTGTAAAGCACTGGAAACGTTCCTCCGTCAGGTTGCGTCACATGGCATActcaacaaaaataaagcagtgGAGATCTTCCTCACTAGCTCAGACGTAAGTGGACACAAATGAACAGCTATTTGCCTATTTTTTAGATAATCATTTTTATGATGACCCactaaaaacagaattttatgTCATAAAGAGTGCAgtgtgacacatttttatgaGAGGAAAAGATAGTAAATGGTTAAACTCTCATTGACAGTGGAAGTGAGAATGGAGAGATTCATGTGACAAATATAGTGCCTTGCAAATATATGAAGGCCAAAGGTCTGCACCTGCACTTCAACCCAAATTAGATGGTTGGCAGTGAAGCATCATAGtgagtctctctctgcagctctgagacCAAACCTAAATTTGCCATTTGCCATGAGATATTTGCCCTGTGAATAGCCATCAAACAGGAGTTTCCAGCTAACTGGCAAACAGTATACCAGTTGATGGTAAATATGCCtatatatgttttcatttttccattatAATATGTGTTAATATTTACCAGTCTAATGCATTGTCATTTGACAATAATTCCAGGCTTCATTTGTTGGCAAGCAGGCCCAAACACGATATTAAAACAAGTGACAGGCAGGCTGCAGACTCTGGAATTTTAATGGCAGCAAAAGATGCTCAGTCCTCattcacacaaaatgaaaaactggaaaattaTGGCCACAGTTGGGGGAACCATTTAAATGGGCTTGTTTTTCTTGGACTGTGAACTTTGAAGAAGGAACACAGTTCTAAAAGCACTTTTGTCTGtggatgaaaaagaaatgggAGGACGAAATAGGCAGGTGATATGTCACAAAATGAGTGCCTTGAAATTTTCAAAGGGACCATGTGGTGAAGTGAGGTccacaaaataaacaagagaACAAGCACTCAGCCTGCTGGGTCTTCCCGTGAATAACATCAAGAGAGTGGATCAAGATCTAACGATTTTAGTGCTGGAGTCAAAGAAGCATGCAGTTTCCATACAACCTTTGTTTCAGAAAATTAGCATGTAGACTACTAGCATGTAGCACATACAAATTAGTATTAGTGTTTTTGACGGGAGCCAGGGCAGGACAATGATAAAAAGAGTTGCTCATGCAAATAAAAGTGTCTTTATTAACTACAACCACTGTGCATCACAATTATCACATTGTAAATCCAGGTATATATAttcaggtacacacacaccaagtaTTACTGCCTCTGAGTCTGTTTTAGTCTGACTTTGTGTCAGTGTTGGAAATGTTTCAAGTCCTGATGATGATACAGTTCTTTCCTGTCTGGCTGAGACAGCTTCATCAAGTCTGAAATGCTGTATATCAAGCATTAGCAGTTTTGTAGTAGCACAGGCCAAAAATTAGTTTGGATGGTCCAagagtgtgtgcgtgagtgtgtgtgtaagtaacACTTACAAGCACTTTGTATCTGGTGTGATAAGTTCATAACTTTCTCAGACTTACTGTCCTGAGACAGTATCCATAAATTTGGTGCTAAGAATTTTCATTGGAGTTCACTTTGTTGTTAGAATAACAAACTTGTCCATAAGAGTtccaacactgaaaatattagcacttatttgtgtctttgtgtgtagcCACCAGGCAGacaaagagcaaagaaaaacattttcaaccgTCTGAGTCAAGCtgtggaggagatgaggaaagaAGGCCATAAGGTACACAACTGGGACCCACACAGACAGCATTTACAGCCTCTGTGCCTGTATGTGAAGCTGTTTAATACTGTAATGACTTGTGTCGGCAGGATGTGGATGAGTTCTTTCAAACTAAACGTGACCATAACCTCGCCCTAACTGGCTATACCAAGAGTGCAGCGGAGGTGAGCTAATCACCTGTtggtttggggttttttttgtgtgtgtttgcgtgtttgTCCTCCTTCCTtttgttcttcctctctcacaccaTCAGACTGTCCTGTTTGATTTTTGAACTTTCATTTTTCTTGCAGAGATTCCTTGATGTGGTGTTGACTGAGCAaagtaagaaaagaaaactttaaTTCACTGGTTAgctgtgtgttcagacacaACAGTTAATGTTTTAGAAGGATATGTCATGTATTAATGTTCATCACAATACCAGTTCAATTTGTGCCAGGTCTGATGTTACTGCTTGtttcttgttgtgtttgtttacagaaatAGCAGTGGCTTGTGGGCActtctcagctgctctgcatctctgtgtggAAGCAGAGGATCCTGACAAACAGGCTTTTTCTAGGTGAGACAATATTAGTATTGATCTTAGGCCCATATCTCATGTACTTCAAGTTAATGCCTCTGAACATTGCATACAAGTTACAATAAAATAGTTTAACTGGAAAAACACCTTTTTCTCATAGGATTTGTGTGAAATTATCAGAAGTCTTTGATTCTATGAAGGTAAGCTGTTTGTCCTTTTAAACAGAAATGGATTCATATGTTTATGGACCATTGCTTTGCCAAATCATCTGAACATAATGTGCTAATGTGTGGGCAGAAAAATATGATGAGTGTGGCTGAGAACAACATGAACACTCTTGGGCTGGGCCTAGACCTGGAGTCACGCTACCAGGAGGCAGagaaggtgtgtttgtgtagttcTAAAGTTACTTTATATGCGTCTTATGTACATTGTTGCTGCATCTACCCTGAATCCCAGCCCTCTATTGAAATATAATCTGTTAGACTGAAACCGCTGactgaatatttctttttataacATGATTATTATCGAATGCAGGAAATGCTGTTcaggagaacatgtaaactggTGGAGTTAGAGACGGCCAGGAAGAACGCAGAGAAGGCCAAACCTGTGAAGAAGGCTGCTGTGAGTGTCTGTGCCCAATATATTTTCAAGACCTCACTGCTAGAGCAGATGTGCATGCTTTCTTGTGACCAGCAGGTGTCAATAGCGTTCTGCTGATATAATTCAGCAGTAGGGTTTAGACCACTGAGATGAATGATGAGAATGATGAGAGGATGCAAGTATAATCTGAGTATAATGACGATGACATGCTGTCCATATTCAtcagatggaggaggtgaagaaagcagcagagacGGAGTTTGATCACATTTGTGGAGTTGCTAAACAGGAGGTAAACCATCCAATTTAAAATTCAATTCCCTGTTCCCAAGTGGTTTACCTGCCTCCCCACCTTGAGCCTATTGTGCATCCTCTTTGTTGATGTGCCTGTCCCTCTATGTATTAACACACATGTGATGTGTGTCTCCCAGATTGCACGGTTCGAGGGGGCTCGTGTGGAGATGCTGCAGCAGGCCATGGTTCAGTGGTGCGAAAAGCAGCTTCTTACGGCCAAAGAAAGCGCTGACCAGTTCAACCAGCACCTGCAAGCCTTTAGAGGGATGGCCTAGTGACCTCACTAGCAGCCTCTTAATGAAGCATCCTCAGTATGTCTAAACATAGCATGGGATAACCCAAACATGTCCTTCACCCTGTTGTACTGTAGCCTGATGCTTTAATGATCTCAGTTACATTCcatgtaaatgaataaatgtaagtgaaagagaaaggaaCGCTTCCCCGATGATGCTATAAAttgtatgaacacacacacatcaatccCTCAATCTCTCCTCAGTCACACTCTTACTAATAAAGCCCCAGTAGAAATGATTGTTTTGAAATCTTAGCAGAGAACCTGTCATCTGCTGaggcaactgtgtgtgtgtgtgtttgtgtgtgagagtttaCGTGTTCTATACTAGACTCATACATTTGTGCTGAGAGTGTATTGTGCTGCTCTCTAGCCACTACATCAGCTGGGGTCACACAAAATAAAGTGTGATGAATTGATTCCCAAAGTACCTGCTTGCCTTTGCGTGTGTTTCTTACTCCAGGATCATTAATCAGTTGGTTTGGCTGCTCCTGCAAGGACATGGCAGCAAGGACACTGTGCTGGCTTATTGTTTTGGCTTTTGAAACTATTTTGGTTTTGTGAatccaataatataataatctcTATTACGTTTGTTCTTTTTTGCATACGATTGTATGGAACTTATAGTCAGATCTGGTGCAAAACTGTGACACACTTAACAAAGATTTCTGCACATAAGCACAATGTCATTCTCCCCTTCTCTGTCTGCTGAGGACTGTAGGTCCATATCTCGACACTGCTGTGTGCTTCATCTCATCTGTTCCGGCCTGTAATCTCTCCGTTGGGTGAATAAGGAGGAGTGGTTCCCATTTGAGGGAATGAGtcagagagagatagatgaCTGGTCTCATAAGAAGAGAGGGTGGAGAGGAGGCTGGGCTCATTTGACAATGAAGGAGTAGATAAAGGGCAGTACATACAGTGCCAAGAGTATGTTCTTAATCCCTCCAAACAGAATGAATTAATGAGAGGAGTCGTTTGGTACGGTTTCTGGTTAGAATGGAGATCTGCCCACTCTTGGCTTGGGATGGCACATGATTGCCATGCATACCCCCCCCCCGGTTAGATATTTCCCTGATGGTCTTATAACCTGATATCATTTCTATATCTGAACCCTCCACCCTCACaactcctgctcctcctcagcctcaCATAGGATCCCACAGtgctcaaaaaacaaaatatttttagtttataTATTTAACTAGGGTAAagatttctttgtctctgtggtctTGGTCATAGAACAATACACATACATAGAATAGAGACAATGCAAGAACTAAGAGTCCACTGCTAGCAGCTCTGAGACTGTATGTGGGCACAGTGGTGCTtaaagctaaatgctaacatcagcatagTAATACCTTTccagtgtcatttttaatgtattttattttactttaatttacCCAGTGAGTCTCTTGAGATACATTAACTCTTACAAGAGACCTGACCAAATGCTAACACGCTACTGTTAAGCAGGTGTAATGTATACTATTATTAATCACCTTATtgtagtgtgttagcatgccaacTTTGTGCACCTGaagaaaacatggaaacatcattaatttttacagtatttagtcataaaccaaagtattggacaaactgATACATTGCTGGTGGTGCAAAAGGAAAAGTTCAGGAGTTACCAGGGTctttaggattcatcctctagGTGACAACCATGGATATCTGTGCAAATCCGTGGATGCAGTCCATCTAATAATCGTCAAGACATTTCATCAAAAGCCAACAGTGTCCACCTGCTGGTAGAAAGTTGAGCGACgaccaaagtcagtaggattcatccactagctaccatgacaacaaaattatgtgtcaATCTGACATTATTGTTCCTAGAACCATGCCACTAACACAGTCCCACAGTACATCTAAATGTGtgagcaaattaaaaatgtacatatcTATAAGTACTCCAAACAGTCCCCTGAGCAGCTTGAGCTTTTTCATGCTATAATTGTGCCCCATGTACATCACATGATTTATCAGAAAAACTAAATTTGTGTTCATATCAGGTCAGCTGCTAGTCACTGAAAAGTCGATTTTTTTACACTCCATTTTATGTTGTCGAAGTAGTAACAAAAAGACATTCACTGTCCTtataatacacacatttattgaTCATTAAATCTAGCAGTTTCACCGTGCAAGTTTTGCACTTAATTTTTGTGGTTTATTGGTTTTAATGAGGCacagtaaaagttaaatgtaaaagGTTTATGGACCATTTTTATGATTCTGTGGTTTTACCTCTTTATCCAAAAGTTTCAATCTACCTGAGAAAAATGTTGTGGGTACACGCCTGTGAGATGTGGGGGATGATGAATAAAATGCATTGTGCTGTACTTACATAAAGCAATACACGTGGAGAACTGTGTATTTTTGATGGGGTTGTATATATTGCAACATTGTTCTCCCTGCTATTATTCAAAGCTGTGATGCTTCCATCGCTGCTGCTTGTCGCTGCATTATACCAGATGAAACCACATTTCTAGTGCTTTCATTTTGGTGCTGCAGAAGCTAACTAGCACACATGGTGAGTgcacatgggcacacacacactaatgacaGCCCATCTCAACTGCTGAGAGTATGACCCAGATCAAGGACAGGAGGATCATGGCAATGCTCTGTGTGTGCGGGCGTGCatgggtgcgtgtgtgtgcgcacatccCATCAAAAACATGCACTTAGAGCTGACTTGCTAAAGTAGCTCATTACTGGTGGAAAGGCAGCACTCAGCACATCGCCCTATGGTCTGACAGGGACTGGTTTGTCAAGTGCGAAG of Lates calcarifer isolate ASB-BC8 linkage group LG12, TLL_Latcal_v3, whole genome shotgun sequence contains these proteins:
- the si:dkey-28n18.9 gene encoding sorting nexin-6, which translates into the protein MMEEVHEVKSALSVHGHNIKVTEVLKDGDALTFLIVSKKLSGTGEYHVDRTCDDFEWLQQHLFSQEDVPGIQGVIFPPLPTKAQVNASAKVMKQLGFLGLGEWQPYCKALETFLRQVASHGILNKNKAVEIFLTSSDPPGRQRAKKNIFNRLSQAVEEMRKEGHKDVDEFFQTKRDHNLALTGYTKSAAERFLDVVLTEQKIAVACGHFSAALHLCVEAEDPDKQAFSRICVKLSEVFDSMKKNMMSVAENNMNTLGLGLDLESRYQEAEKEMLFRRTCKLVELETARKNAEKAKPVKKAAMEEVKKAAETEFDHICGVAKQEIARFEGARVEMLQQAMVQWCEKQLLTAKESADQFNQHLQAFRGMA